The following coding sequences are from one Epinephelus fuscoguttatus linkage group LG5, E.fuscoguttatus.final_Chr_v1 window:
- the st3gal4 gene encoding CMP-N-acetylneuraminate-beta-galactosamide-alpha-2,3-sialyltransferase 4 — MSQKATKTWCLRLLPILLFFISFVTYYCSYAILQSYGGTSKSLNSSKSLCGGWLTQKKWESLNFNISRQTQLFLKLEDFFWREHLSKLALPYGIKGSELLLLKVLAVIANYQVPANIENLECRTCVVIGNGFAIKNSSLGGIINKYDVVIRLNDAPVRGYEEDVGNKTTMRFFYPESASYNPALHNEPGTLMVLVPFKQQDLRWLKEILYNEKRVRKGFWKPPPQIWLGDVNNIRVLDPHFLHHTADRLLQIPLHPRSKQPVHPTTGILAVFVALNYCDVVHIAGFGYPNTKSQRQPIHYYGYDTMKSMKNSYHDLNHEAEALKRLEDLGAILYLQQHL; from the exons CCCAGAAGGCAACTAAAA CATGGTGCCTTAGGCTTCTCCcaatcctcctcttcttcatctcctTCGTCACATACTACTGCTCCTATGCCATACTTCAGAG CTACGGAGGCACCAGCAAGTCTCTGAACAGTAGCAAGTCGCTGTGTGGTGGTTGGCTAACCCAGAAGAAGTGGGAGagtcttaactttaa CATTAGCCGACAGACGCAGCTCTTCCTGAAACTGGAGGATTTCTTCTGGCGGGAGCATCTGTCAAAGCTGGCATTACCTTATGGCATTAAGGGCAGTG AGCTGCTGCTACTAAAAGTTCTTGCTGTAATTGCAAATTACCAGGTGCCAGCCAACATTGAAAA CCTGGAATGCAGAACCTGTGTAGTCATAGGCAACGGCTTTGccattaaaaacagctcattggGAGGCATCATCAACAAATATGATGTGGTCATTCG GTTGAATGATGCCCCAGTGAGAGGCTATGAGGAGGATGTGGGGAACAAGACCACCATGAGGTTCTTCTACCCGGAGTCGGCCTCTTACAACCCTGCACTGCACAACGAACCCGGCACGCTTATGGTCCTGGTGCCTTTTAAGCAGCAAGACCTCCGCTGGCTCAAAGAGATCCTCTATAACGAGAAGAGG GTCAGGAAAGGCTTCTGGAAGCCCCCTCCCCAAATCTGGTTGGGTGACGTTAATAATATCAGAGTGCTGGACCCCCACTTTCTGCACCACACTGCAGACAGACTGCTTCAGATCCCTTTGCACCCCAGGAGTAAACAG CCAGTGCATCCTACGACGGGTATCCTCGCTGTGTTTGTTGCTCTCAACTACTGTGATGTGGTCCACATTGCTGGTTTTGGATACCCTAACACAAAGAGCCAAAGGCAGCCTATCCATTACTATGGATATGACACCATGAAGTCTATGAAG AATTCTTACCATGACCTCAATCACGAAGCAGAAGCCTTAAAAAGACTGGAGGATTTGGGAGCTATTTTGTACCTGCAACAACATTTATga